From a single Metopolophium dirhodum isolate CAU chromosome 6, ASM1992520v1, whole genome shotgun sequence genomic region:
- the LOC132947128 gene encoding cell division cycle protein 23 homolog produces MSNYAMDVDVAKVGCLVPKMDDVKKELLVSMNELYARGLKTSCQWSADLLLSLEVGNNPKPLAKKIEGYKRPKITRSCLTSVPKRMPVSKPTDLYSIDQLPIAYHEMELYLHARTCYNAKEYQRASFWLKNCYSNIPLFLKMYSDYLAADSNIKNIGSEATPSMFKEYRNFLDYLSQLLESIRQQKRGDGYLTYLLGVVYVKLEQYEAAVNMLVESINEVPLNWHAWMQLGDLIVDRVKLSKLELPNHWMKNFFYCQKYLDLQLNEQMLGMTQYLFNCGFSDSIFLQSRVAVCYHNKRYIEIAVQKFQELIEIEPCRLENMDTYSNLLYVQHQRVELAYLAQRAVKIDKYRVETCCILGNYYSLHGEHQKAMRYFHRALKLNPLYLAAWTLLGQEYMELKNSNDAIQSYSKALEINKYEYRAWYGLGQTYEILGMFKHSLHFFKQAQLLRPFDSRMIIAVGNVYEKLGNVDMAFQSYLKGRAMGDDEKLGLIYLAKLYVVINRPDDAAKMFLEYIEEHGLDEQTRDHSYAYMFLANYNLTRMNFDQAFHYAQKCLNYAETKEEAKALLKTIVHERIYMEIDNILKLTSMDEKKSKDYDKEEMPRQLELLSLTQKAEVNQSEDNKVDDDDDDDSDEEEHLCNSISRYMILVDPSESDSVLDSVSE; encoded by the exons ATGAGTAACTACGCTATGGACGTCGATGTGGCAAAAGTCGGTTGTCTCGTTCCAAAAATGGACGACGTTAAAAAAGAGCTCCTCGTCAGCATGAACGAACTGTATGCTCGAGGTCTGAAAACCAGCTGCCAGTG GTCTGCAGATCTTCTCCTATCACTTGAGGTCGGCAATAATCCAAAACCATTAGCCAAAAAGATAGAAGGGTACAAGAGACCAAAAATCACTCGTAGTTGTCTAACCTCTGTACCTAAACGTATGCCGGTTTCAAAACCTACAGATTTATATTCCATAGACCAACTTCCAATAGCATATCACGAAATGGAACTATATCTTCATGCCCGAACATGTTACAATGCAAAAGAATATCAGAG AGCATCATTTTggttaaaaaattgttattcaaataTACCATTATTTCTGAAAATGTATTCAGATTATTTGGCTGCTGacagtaatattaaaaacattggtAGTGAAGCAACACCTTCCATGTTTAAAGAATATCGAAATTTCCTAGACTATTTATCTCAGCTACTAGAGTCTATAAGACAACAAAAAAGGGGGGATGGGTATTTGACATATTTACTTGGTGTGGTATATGTGAAATTAGAACAATACGAGGCAGCTGTTAATATGCTTGTGGAATCTATAAATGAGGTGCCGCTCAATTGGCATGCGTGGATGCAACTTGGGGATCTTATTGTAGATCGAGttaag TTATCAAAGCTAGAGTTACCCAATCACTGGATGAAAAACTTCTTCTACTGTCAAAAATATTTGGACTTGCAGTTAAATGAACAGATGTTGGGTATGACACAGTATTTATTCAACTGTGGTTTCAGTGATAGCATATTTCTCCAATCTAGGGTGGCAGTTTGTTACCACAACAAAAGAT acATTGAAATAGCAGTTCAAAAGTTTCAAGAGCTCATTGAAATTGAACCTTGTCGACTGGAAAATATGGAtacttattcaaatttattatacgtGCAACATCAACGAGTTGAACTAGCTTATCTTGCTCAGCGAGCAgtcaaaattgataaatatcgtGTGGAAACCTGTTGTATTTTGGGAAACTATTATAGTCTTCACGGGGAACATCAAAAAGCAATGCGTTACTTTCATCGCGCTCTTAAATTGAATCCTCTATACTTGGCTGCCTGGACACTACTTGGCCAAGAATACATGGaacttaaaaattcaaacgaTGCCATACAAAGTTACAGCAAAGCTTTGG AAATAAACAAATACGAGTACAGAGCTTGGTATGGTTTGGGTCAAACATATGAAATACTTGGAATGTTCAAACACAGCCTTCATTTTTTCAAGCAAGCCCAGCTACTGAGACCGTTTGACAGCCGTATGATAATTGCCGTTGGCaatgtttatgaaaaattaGGTAATGTCGACATGGCATTTCAAAGTTATCTAAAAGGGCGGGCAATGGGTGACGATGAAAAGCTTGGCCTCATATACTTAGCAAA gTTGTACGTAGTTATAAATAGACCAGATGATGCtgcaaaaatgtttttagaatACATTGAAGAACACGGACTGGATGAACAGACTCGCGATCACAGCTATGCTTATATGTTCCTTGCAAATTACAATCTGACTCGTATGAACTTTGATCAAGCTTTTCATTAtgcacaaaaatgtttaaactatgCAGAAACCAAAGAAGAAGCTAAAgctttattaaaaactatagttCATGAAAGAATATACATGGAAATTGATAACATACTTAAATTGACTTCGATGGATGAGAAAAAATCCAAGGATTACGATAAAGAAGAAATGCCCAGACAGTTAGAATTGCTGTCACTTACTCAAAAAGCTGAAGTGAATCAAAGTGAAGATAATAAagttgatgatgatgatgacgatgatagTGATGAAGAAGAACACTTGTGTAATTCTATATCAAGGTATATGATTTTGGTGGATCCCAGTGAATCAGATAGTGTTTTAGATAGTGTTTCAGAGTAA
- the LOC132947129 gene encoding V-type proton ATPase subunit H-like: MTGTANMEQILPAKEYNDMYIATCVLQQRAAEIRNLKPNWSSYLQSQMISQDVFDFISAYDVTDTKSQFLNDNRLQSAKSFFSLLEHISDKSTIQYVLVLIDDMLTKDRSRVEIFFEDALKKKEQVCDIFFNLLISEDGLIKNMSAQIIAKFACYSTDLINENYLTSYLNWIKVQLLSANNEYMKSVVRFLQRLLRLHEYRLAFIYVDGISTLLSILSGRADNQLQYQLIFCVWLLTFNPRWAEQFNKFNVIPILADILGNIEREKVARIIFAVFRNLIERPEDNTISKEHCIAMIQSKVLKQLNTFKQRNFNDEDIVEDIQFLNKRLQATVQDLSFFDGYAIEVKSGQLEWSPVHRSVQFWRENASRLNERNYELLRILVQLLDTSRDPLVLSVATFDVGEYVKHYPRGKDIIEKLGGKQLVMKMLIHEDANVCYEALIAMQKFMVV, from the exons ATGACAGGAACAGCGAATATGGAACAAATTCTGCCAGCGAAAGAATATAACG ATATGTATATCGCCACCTGCGTTCTGCAACAACGGGCGGCCGAAATAAGGAACCTGAAACCCAATTGGTCTTCTTATTTAca GTCTCAAATGATATCGCAAGACGTGTTCGATTTCATCAGTGCCTACGATGTGACCGATACCAAAAGCCAATTTTTGAATGACAATCGTCTACAGTCGGCAAAGTCCTTCTTCAGTCTATTGGAACATATCTCTGACAAATCGACAATACAATATGTACTTGTTTTGATTGATGATATGTTGACC AAAGACCGATCACGTgtggaaatattttttgaagatGCTCTTAAAAAAAAGGAACAAGtgtgtgacattttttttaacctgtTGATTTCTGAGGATgggcttataaaaaatatgtctgcTCAAATCATAGCAAAATTTGCCTGTTATTCAACTGATCTCATCAATGAAAATTATCTTACGTCTTACTTAAATTGGATTAAAGTGCAACTGCTATCTGCT AACAATGAATACATGAAATCGGTGGTTCGCTTCTTGCAAAGGTTACTTCGTCTTCATGAATACAGACTTGCTTTCATTTATGTTGATGGTATATCTACTCTTTTGAGTATATTATCAGGGCGAGCCGACAACCAACTTCAATATCAACTGATATTCTGCGTGTGGCTATTGACATTTAATCCACGCTGGGCTGAACAATTCAACAA ATTTAATGTTATTCCAATTTTGGCAGATATTCTTGGTAATATTGAGAGAGAAAAAGTTGCACGAATTATATTTGCTGTATTCCgg aatttaattgaGAGACCAGAAGATAACACTATTTCCAAAGAACATTGCATTGCAATGATCCAGAGCAAAGTTTTAAAACAACTTAATACTTTTAAACAAAGGAATTTTAATGATGAAGATATTGTTGaagatatacaatttttaaataaacgtcTACAAGCAACGGTGCAAGATCTTAG tttctTTGATGGGTATGCAATTGAAGTAAAATCTGGCCAATTAGAATGGAGTCCTGTGCATAGATCAGTACAATTCTGGCGAGAAAACGCATCTCGTTTAAATGAAAGAAACTATGAACTTTTGCGTATCTTAGTGCAGTTGTTGGATACAAGCAGAGACCCACTCGTTTTAAGTGTTGCTACTTTTGATGTTGGTGAATATGTAAAACATTATCCCCGTGGAAAAGA CATTATTGAAAAGCTAGGTGGAAAACAACTtgttatgaaaatgttaattcacGAAGATGCAAATGTGTGTTATGAAGCACTAATAGCTATGCAAAAATTTATGGTTGTCTAA